A region from the candidate division WOR-3 bacterium genome encodes:
- the rsfS gene encoding ribosome silencing factor encodes MEIAKYISELIYNKKGENILIIDVRDVLKGICDYFIIATSLSDEHARSIADEIEMKLKKEKGILINHIEGYENGKWVLVDAGEVVVHIFDEETRNFYDLESLYENNKKIRYDEVNRT; translated from the coding sequence GTGGAAATAGCAAAATACATTTCAGAATTAATTTACAATAAAAAAGGTGAAAATATTTTAATTATTGATGTAAGGGATGTTTTAAAAGGGATATGTGATTACTTTATAATTGCAACCTCTCTTTCTGATGAGCATGCAAGAAGTATTGCTGATGAAATTGAGATGAAATTAAAAAAGGAAAAGGGAATTTTAATTAATCATATTGAAGGTTATGAAAACGGTAAATGGGTTCTTGTAGATGCAGGCGAAGTTGTTGTTCATATTTTTGATGAGGAAACAAGAAATTTTTATGATCTTGAGTCCCTTTATGAAAATAATAAAAAAATAAGATATGATGAGGTTAATAGAACTTAA
- a CDS encoding LytR C-terminal domain-containing protein yields MLKLIILLFMLLETCDFGKERISPSDIRVEVLNATGELHLARIISMELRRNGFDVIRFSNADDTLSKTVIIERKSPDKKYAKILANVIGVNRIDFEPDPQRICEVTLIIGKDYKKVFKNNLFLWK; encoded by the coding sequence ATGTTAAAACTTATTATCCTCCTTTTTATGCTATTAGAAACCTGTGATTTCGGAAAGGAAAGAATTTCACCTTCTGATATAAGGGTTGAAGTTCTTAATGCAACCGGAGAATTACATCTCGCAAGGATAATTTCAATGGAATTAAGAAGGAATGGTTTTGATGTGATAAGATTCAGTAATGCTGATGATACTTTAAGTAAAACGGTAATAATTGAGAGAAAAAGTCCTGATAAAAAGTATGCAAAAATACTTGCTAATGTAATAGGTGTAAATAGAATAGATTTTGAGCCAGATCCACAGAGAATATGTGAAGTTACACTTATCATAGGAAAGGATTATAAGAAGGTATTTAAGAATAATCTTTTTCTGTGGAAATAG
- a CDS encoding DnaJ domain-containing protein encodes MEEYKNYYEILGVKLTASIGEIEKAFKKLIIDLHPDKFKKFGEEVYKKAVERFTLINEAYSILSNPEKRKKYDEMLKSGNFTPPQIKAKKVQARNAFNMGKEVFEKGEYAKAGMYFKSALLLDPMFHEARAYLAISYVRSNRKKEEVLEILKIFDNHMDEINDPELFYIIARAYLAAGEKNKAKEVLEKGLKLFKNNDKLNKLYKEIGGIFKIFPFK; translated from the coding sequence ATGGAAGAATATAAAAATTATTACGAGATTCTGGGTGTAAAGCTTACGGCTTCAATTGGGGAAATAGAAAAAGCTTTTAAAAAACTTATAATAGATTTACATCCTGATAAATTTAAAAAATTTGGGGAAGAGGTTTATAAGAAGGCTGTGGAAAGGTTTACCCTTATAAATGAGGCATACAGTATTTTATCAAACCCTGAAAAGAGAAAAAAGTATGATGAGATGTTAAAAAGTGGTAATTTTACTCCACCACAGATAAAGGCAAAAAAAGTTCAGGCGAGAAATGCTTTTAATATGGGAAAAGAAGTTTTTGAAAAAGGAGAATATGCAAAAGCGGGAATGTATTTTAAGTCAGCACTTTTGCTTGACCCTATGTTTCATGAAGCAAGAGCATACCTTGCAATAAGTTATGTAAGGTCAAACAGAAAAAAAGAAGAGGTTCTTGAAATTTTAAAAATATTTGATAATCATATGGATGAAATTAATGATCCTGAACTATTCTACATAATAGCGAGAGCATACCTTGCTGCAGGTGAGAAGAATAAAGCTAAGGAGGTTCTTGAAAAAGGTTTAAAACTTTTTAAAAATAATGATAAATTAAATAAACTGTATAAAGAAATTGGTGGAATTTTTAAAATTTTTCCTTTTAAATAA
- a CDS encoding peptidoglycan DD-metalloendopeptidase family protein translates to MSILLLIIINAGLKSKIDSLNLELKKIREERKILEKEETKTLYSLESLNKEIQVLSELEKSLISERISLEREISDLENLIKENEKELEKTKDVIKEFLISLYKYGKLSPLNIIRGQGSFLNFYTGLLALKKGIEFKKELLERGTLLLKNLEEKKESYNLKVKNLKEIEVVTAEKKMELLESRKEKEKILQELRKKKKEQEKLEIELTYQVKKFEELLEKIERERMAKVKKEIPEKIPKRVFNWPIKGEIVSYFGNLWHPEYKTKVKNNGIDIRGKPGDKVYSADAGVVVYSDLFMGYGLTVIIDHGDGFYTVYAGLSKIYVFPGKAVSRGEPLGEVGISIFSSNYTLHFEVRYGGKALDPLLFLPFES, encoded by the coding sequence ATGAGTATACTTCTTTTAATAATTATAAATGCAGGTTTAAAATCCAAGATTGATTCTTTAAATCTTGAATTAAAAAAAATAAGGGAAGAAAGAAAAATCCTTGAAAAAGAGGAAACCAAGACACTCTATTCCCTTGAATCCCTTAATAAAGAAATACAAGTTTTAAGTGAACTGGAAAAATCACTAATTTCAGAGAGAATTTCTCTTGAAAGGGAAATTTCAGATCTTGAGAATTTAATCAAAGAGAATGAAAAAGAGCTTGAAAAAACAAAAGATGTAATTAAAGAGTTTCTTATTTCACTTTATAAATATGGGAAATTAAGTCCTTTAAATATAATAAGGGGTCAAGGTTCTTTTTTAAATTTTTATACAGGGCTACTTGCTCTTAAAAAGGGTATTGAATTTAAAAAAGAACTTCTTGAAAGAGGTACCTTACTTTTAAAAAATTTGGAGGAAAAAAAAGAATCCTATAATTTAAAGGTTAAAAATTTAAAAGAAATTGAGGTAGTAACAGCTGAGAAGAAAATGGAACTCCTTGAGAGCAGAAAGGAAAAGGAAAAAATTTTACAGGAGCTGAGAAAAAAGAAAAAAGAACAGGAAAAACTTGAAATAGAACTTACCTATCAGGTTAAGAAATTTGAGGAATTACTTGAAAAAATTGAAAGAGAAAGAATGGCAAAAGTTAAAAAGGAAATACCTGAAAAAATTCCTAAAAGGGTTTTTAACTGGCCTATAAAGGGTGAAATAGTTTCTTATTTTGGTAACCTCTGGCATCCTGAATATAAAACAAAGGTTAAAAACAATGGAATCGATATAAGGGGGAAACCAGGTGATAAAGTTTATTCAGCAGATGCAGGAGTTGTTGTTTATTCTGACTTATTTATGGGTTACGGTTTAACTGTTATAATAGACCATGGAGACGGTTTTTATACAGTTTATGCTGGACTCTCAAAAATATATGTTTTTCCTGGAAAGGCAGTATCAAGGGGAGAGCCCCTCGGGGAGGTGGGAATTTCAATTTTTAGTTCAAATTATACCTTGCATTTTGAAGTAAGATATGGTGGGAAAGCTTTGGATCCTCTCTTGTTTTTACCCTTTGAGAGTTAA
- a CDS encoding permease-like cell division protein FtsX: MSLSFIIRETYTGIKNNLRMAFTSVLIMSFSLFFFIFFVILTLNSFNVIYERSSKLMFEVYHTENLNDKSLNFLADILKSLRGVYKVEYIDSKKGREFFLNDYPEYKELLTLFNEDIFPPKFTLHLKPYLLLRGEIMELKSFILRLPFVKEVYFGEEYILKIFKILLFLIFIDIFFFFFLLFLLTITILQTLRLTIRSRLNLIELLYLVGSDEEYIRSPFALEGSLYGLSGSIIAVILSLLFFSFLKKFFGISFNFVFTVLISMVAFGTLLGFLSSQIALSDIKKI; this comes from the coding sequence ATGTCACTTTCTTTTATTATAAGAGAAACATATACAGGAATCAAAAATAATCTAAGGATGGCTTTTACAAGTGTTTTAATTATGTCCTTTTCTTTATTTTTCTTTATTTTTTTTGTGATATTAACTTTAAATTCCTTTAATGTTATATATGAAAGATCCTCTAAATTAATGTTTGAGGTTTATCATACAGAAAATCTTAATGATAAAAGTTTAAATTTTTTAGCAGATATTTTAAAATCCTTAAGGGGTGTATATAAAGTAGAGTATATTGATTCAAAAAAGGGAAGAGAATTTTTTTTAAATGATTATCCAGAATATAAGGAATTATTAACTCTTTTTAATGAAGATATATTTCCCCCAAAATTTACACTTCACTTAAAGCCCTATTTACTTTTAAGAGGAGAGATAATGGAATTAAAATCCTTTATTTTAAGACTTCCCTTTGTTAAAGAAGTTTATTTTGGCGAGGAATATATTTTAAAGATTTTCAAAATCCTTTTATTTTTGATTTTTATTGATATTTTTTTCTTCTTTTTCCTTTTATTTTTACTTACAATAACAATCCTCCAAACACTCAGATTAACGATAAGGTCAAGATTAAATCTTATTGAACTTTTATATCTTGTTGGTTCAGATGAGGAATACATTAGATCTCCCTTTGCACTTGAAGGTTCTCTATACGGTCTTTCAGGTTCTATAATAGCAGTAATACTTTCTCTTTTATTCTTTTCATTTCTTAAAAAATTTTTTGGAATAAGTTTTAATTTTGTATTTACAGTTTTAATTTCAATGGTTGCCTTCGGAACACTTCTTGGATTCCTTTCTTCACAGATAGCTCTGTCAGATATAAAGAAAATATGA
- a CDS encoding CvpA family protein: MHPFDIFTFFVLLLSVLIGVIYGLWRLITSWFSLAFSFLLSYNLSPLLKKFLPKFIPFSHFLTFILIFLFSIVLFAILFKIGEKAIKSLGLSFWDKLLGSIFLFFLSILLILAIIHLLETLSLSYLIKGAKTPSILLEIESRVLNKFI, encoded by the coding sequence ATGCATCCTTTTGATATTTTTACATTTTTTGTTTTGCTCCTTTCTGTCTTAATAGGAGTTATTTACGGTTTATGGCGTCTTATAACTTCCTGGTTTTCCCTTGCTTTTTCTTTTCTCCTTTCCTATAATCTCTCTCCTCTTCTAAAAAAATTTTTACCCAAATTTATTCCCTTCTCACACTTTTTAACCTTTATCTTAATTTTTTTATTTTCAATTGTATTATTTGCCATTCTCTTTAAAATTGGAGAAAAAGCCATTAAAAGTTTAGGTCTTTCTTTTTGGGACAAACTTTTAGGAAGCATATTTTTATTTTTTCTATCAATTCTTCTTATTCTTGCAATAATCCATTTACTTGAAACTCTTTCGCTTTCTTATTTAATTAAAGGAGCGAAAACTCCATCAATACTTCTTGAAATAGAATCAAGAGTTTTAAATAAATTTATATGA